The DNA region TTTATTTTCTCGCAAAACATCTGCCATTACCTCTTTTATGGATAGAAATTCGTTATTTCTTCTGTTACTCATAACCTAGTTTAAATCAAACATTTTATAAGGTTGATTGGTCTTTTTTATAACATTCTCAGTTCTTTCGGCATGGGTGTCGGTAATAAATATTTGTCCGAAATTTTTGTCGTTGACCAAATCTACAATTTTTGACACTCTATTTTCGTCTAATTTATCAAAAATATCATCCAAAAGCAAAATTGGTGTTTTTTTGGACTGTAATTGTATTAAATCAAATTGTGCCAACTTCATCGCGATTAAATATGTTTTTTGTTGTCCTTGAGATCCAAACTTCTTTATAGGATAACCTTCTATTGAATATAACAAGTCATCACGGTGTATTCCCACTGATGTATATTGCAAAACCCTATCTTTTTCTATGTTTTTTTGTAATAATTCTTCAAAATCTGTGTTTTTCAACTGGCTTTTATAGTCAAAACTTACATTTTCATCGTCATTACTTATATTCTTATGCCTTTTTTCGAATATAGGAGCAAAATCTTCTGCAAACTGTTTTCTTTTCTGATAAATTTTATCACCAAAAGTTATTAACTGTTTATTGTAAACATCAATATTTAAAGCATCAAAAGTATGATTTGATGCAAAGTACTTTAACAATGCGTTTCGTTGTGATAGTACTTTATTATAGGCTATTAAGTCTTGCAGGTAGTTTTTGTCTGATTGTGCAATAACACTGTCCATAAATTTTCGCCTAACATCACTACCCTCGCTAATTAAGTTAGTATCATTGGGAGAAATAATTACAACAGGAATCAACCCGATATGCTCAGAAAGTTTTTCATATTCCTTTCCGTTACGTTTAACAATCTTTTTTTGTCCCTTTTTTAAACTACAATTGATTAGTTCCTCTCTTTTATCAAGATTAAAAGCACCTTCAACAACAAAAAATTCTTTGTCGTGTTTAATATTCTGGACTGCAATAGAATTAAAATACCCTTTTGTAAAAGCCAAATGGTATATCGCATCCAAAACATTGGTTTTACCTACTCCATTGTTCCCTACAAAGCAATTTATTTTAGTGTCAAACTCAAATGCTTCCGCCTCAAAATTCTTATAATTTACTAGGCTGATTTTCTTTAGATACATGCTTTATTTACCGTTCGTTGCAAAAAAACGAAATTTACATCAATAATAAGAATATTATATCATAAAAAATTATATTTTTGCACCCACAAATTTTGACATAAAAATGGCAACATATAAGAAAAAAGGAGGCAAGGCTAATAAAGATAGAATCTCTAAAATTGAAGAAGAAAGTACAACAGCTGAAGTGTTTAATACTTTAGATGAAACAGCTTCTAGATCTGAAAAGTGGGTAGAAAAAAATAGTAAGCCACTTATGATTGGTTTAGTGACGGTTGCGGCTGTTATTTTAGGATATTTGGCGTATAACAAGTTTGTTAAAGAACCAAAAGGTATTGAAGCTGCTAATGAATTGGCATATCCAAAGAGCTTTTTTGACCAAGCTGAGTCAGGTTCAGCTACTGTTGTTGTTGACTCTCTATATAATTTGGCCCTAAACGGTGCAGATGGGAGATACGGATTATTGGACATTATTGATAATTACGGCAGTACAGACGCAGGTAATTTAGCAAAATACATGGCAGGTATTTCTTATTTAAAAACCAGTGATTATGAAAACGCTATTGAACTTTTGAGCGATTTTTCTACGGATGATGAAATTTTAGGTGCTATTGCCGAGGGCAATATAGGTGATGCTTTTTCACAAATAAACCAACCTGAAGATGCTATGCAACATTACATTAAAGCTGCCGATTTTAAAAGCAACGAATTCACCTCATCCTTATATTTGTTTAAAGCTGGGAATATTGCTATGGATTTAGGAAACTATTCAAAAGCAGAAGAATTATTTACCAAAATTAAAAATGAATATCCAAATT from Aureibaculum sp. 2308TA14-22 includes:
- the recF gene encoding DNA replication/repair protein RecF (All proteins in this family for which functions are known are DNA-binding proteins that assist the filamentation of RecA onto DNA for the initiation of recombination or recombinational repair.), yielding MYLKKISLVNYKNFEAEAFEFDTKINCFVGNNGVGKTNVLDAIYHLAFTKGYFNSIAVQNIKHDKEFFVVEGAFNLDKREELINCSLKKGQKKIVKRNGKEYEKLSEHIGLIPVVIISPNDTNLISEGSDVRRKFMDSVIAQSDKNYLQDLIAYNKVLSQRNALLKYFASNHTFDALNIDVYNKQLITFGDKIYQKRKQFAEDFAPIFEKRHKNISNDDENVSFDYKSQLKNTDFEELLQKNIEKDRVLQYTSVGIHRDDLLYSIEGYPIKKFGSQGQQKTYLIAMKLAQFDLIQLQSKKTPILLLDDIFDKLDENRVSKIVDLVNDKNFGQIFITDTHAERTENVIKKTNQPYKMFDLN
- a CDS encoding tetratricopeptide repeat protein translates to MATYKKKGGKANKDRISKIEEESTTAEVFNTLDETASRSEKWVEKNSKPLMIGLVTVAAVILGYLAYNKFVKEPKGIEAANELAYPKSFFDQAESGSATVVVDSLYNLALNGADGRYGLLDIIDNYGSTDAGNLAKYMAGISYLKTSDYENAIELLSDFSTDDEILGAIAEGNIGDAFSQINQPEDAMQHYIKAADFKSNEFTSSLYLFKAGNIAMDLGNYSKAEELFTKIKNEYPNSDEGTKIDIYLNRARLSAQN